In a single window of the Pseudopipra pipra isolate bDixPip1 chromosome 21, bDixPip1.hap1, whole genome shotgun sequence genome:
- the VEZF1 gene encoding vascular endothelial zinc finger 1 isoform X1: MEANWTAFLFQAHEASHHQQQAAQNSLLPLLSSAVEPPDQKPILPLPITQKPQPAPETLKDAIVGIKKEKPKTSFVCTYCSKAFRDSYHLRRHESCHTGIKLVSRPKKTPTTMVPLISTIAGDNSRSSLVSTIAGILSTVTTSSSATNPSSSAGATAMAVTQTVKKPSKPVKKNHACEMCGKAFRDVYHLNRHKLSHSDEKPFECPICNQRFKRKDRMTYHVRSHEGGITKPYTCGVCGKGFSRPDHLSCHVKHVHSTERPFKCQTCTAAFATKDRLRTHMVRHEGKVSCNICGKLLSAAYITSHLKTHGQSQSINCNTCKQGINKTCMSEETSNQKQQQQQQQQQQQQQQQQQQQQQQQQQQQQQQQQQQQQQHVTSWPGKQVETLRLWEEAVKARKKECQFTFEKAIEYVPFEAANLCQTSTAATTPVTLTTPFNITSSVASGTITNPVTVAAAMSMRSPVNVSSAVNISSPMNLGHPVTITSPLSMTSPLTLTTPVNLPTPVTAPVNIAHPVTITSPMNLPTPMTLAGPLNIAMRPVESMPFLPQALPTSPPW; this comes from the exons atGGAGGCCAACTGGACCGCGTTCCTCTTTCAG GCACACGAAGCCTCCCATCACCAACAGCAGGCAGCACAGAACAGTTTGTTGCCtctcctgagctctgctgtTGAGCCGCCCGATCAGAAGCCGATTCTGCCCTTACCAATAACGCAGAAACCTCAGCCTGCACCAGAAACATTAAAGGATGCTATTGTTGggattaaaaaggaaaaacctaaAACCTCCTTTGTGTGCACTTACTGCAGCAAAGCTTTCAGGGACAGCTACCATTTGAGGCGTCACGAGTCCTGCCACACAGGGATAAAGTTAGTGTCACGGCCAAAGAAAACTCCCACCACAATGGTGCCCCTTATCTCGACCATCGCTGGTGACAACAGCCGGAGTTCGCTGGTTTCGACTATCGCAGGCATCCTGTCCACTGTCACTACGTCTTCCTCTGCCACCAACCCCAGCAGCAGCGCCGGCGCCACGGCCATGGCAGTGACGCAGACGGTGAAGAAGCCCAGCAAGCCCGTGAAGAAGAACCACGCCTGCGAGATGTGCGGAAAGGCCTTCAGGGACGTCTACCACCTCAACCGGCACAAGCTGTCCCACTCCGACGAGAAACCCTTCGAATGTCCCATTTGCAATCAGCGCTTCAAGAGAAAGGATCGCATGACCTACCACGTGAGGTCTCACGAGGGGGGCATCACGAAACCCTACACCTGTGGTGTTTGTGGAAAAGGCTTCTCGAG GCCTGATCATTTAAGCTGTCACGTTAAACACGTTCACTCAACAGAGAGACCCTTCAAATGCCAA ACGTGCACTGCTGCCTTTGCCACCAAAGACAGACTGCGGACACACATGGTGCGCCATGAAGGAAAGGTATCGTGTAATATCTGTGGTAAACTTCTGAGTGCAGCATATATCACCAGCCACTTAAAGACACACGGGCAGAGCCAAAGTATCAACTGTAATACCTGTAAACAAGGCATCAATAAAA CATGCATGAGTGAAGAGACCAGCAACcagaaacagcaacagcagcagcaacaacagcaacaacaacaacagcagcagcagcagcagcagcagcaacaacagcagcaacagcagcagcagcagcaacagcagcaacagcagcaacacGTAACAAGTTGGCCTGGAAAGCAGGTAGAGACCCTGAGATTGTGGGAAGAGGCCGTCAAAGCGAGGAAGAAAG AATGTCAGTTCACCTTTGAGAAGGCTATAGAGTACGTACCATTCG AAGCTGCTAACTTGTGCCAAACCTCCACTGCTGCTACTACGCCTGTGACTCTTACTACTCCATTCAATATAACGTCCTCTGTGGCTTCTGGGACTATCACAAACCCAGTCACAGTGGCAGCTGCAATGAGCATGAGAAGTCCAGTAAATGTATCAAGTGCAGTTAATATATCCAGTCCGATGAACTTAGGGCATCCTGTAACTATAACCAGTCCTCTGTCCATGACCTCGCCCCTCACGCTCACCACCCCGGTGAACCTGCCCACCCCGGTCACGGCTCCAGTGAACATAGCGCACCCCGTCACCATCACGTCCCCCATGAACCTGCCCACCCCCATGACGCTGGCTGGCCCCCTCAACATAGCCATGAGACCAGTGGAGAGCATGcctttcctgccccaggccttGCCCACCTCTCCTCCCTGGTAA
- the VEZF1 gene encoding vascular endothelial zinc finger 1 isoform X2, with translation MEANWTAFLFQAHEASHHQQQAAQNSLLPLLSSAVEPPDQKPILPLPITQKPQPAPETLKDAIVGIKKEKPKTSFVCTYCSKAFRDSYHLRRHESCHTGIKLVSRPKKTPTTMVPLISTIAGDNSRSSLVSTIAGILSTVTTSSSATNPSSSAGATAMAVTQTVKKPSKPVKKNHACEMCGKAFRDVYHLNRHKLSHSDEKPFECPICNQRFKRKDRMTYHVRSHEGGITKPYTCGVCGKGFSRPDHLSCHVKHVHSTERPFKCQTCTAAFATKDRLRTHMVRHEGKVSCNICGKLLSAAYITSHLKTHGQSQSINCNTCKQGINKTCMSEETSNQKQQQQQQQQQQQQQQQQQQQQQQQQQQQQQQQQQQQQQHVTSWPGKQVETLRLWEEAVKARKKEAANLCQTSTAATTPVTLTTPFNITSSVASGTITNPVTVAAAMSMRSPVNVSSAVNISSPMNLGHPVTITSPLSMTSPLTLTTPVNLPTPVTAPVNIAHPVTITSPMNLPTPMTLAGPLNIAMRPVESMPFLPQALPTSPPW, from the exons atGGAGGCCAACTGGACCGCGTTCCTCTTTCAG GCACACGAAGCCTCCCATCACCAACAGCAGGCAGCACAGAACAGTTTGTTGCCtctcctgagctctgctgtTGAGCCGCCCGATCAGAAGCCGATTCTGCCCTTACCAATAACGCAGAAACCTCAGCCTGCACCAGAAACATTAAAGGATGCTATTGTTGggattaaaaaggaaaaacctaaAACCTCCTTTGTGTGCACTTACTGCAGCAAAGCTTTCAGGGACAGCTACCATTTGAGGCGTCACGAGTCCTGCCACACAGGGATAAAGTTAGTGTCACGGCCAAAGAAAACTCCCACCACAATGGTGCCCCTTATCTCGACCATCGCTGGTGACAACAGCCGGAGTTCGCTGGTTTCGACTATCGCAGGCATCCTGTCCACTGTCACTACGTCTTCCTCTGCCACCAACCCCAGCAGCAGCGCCGGCGCCACGGCCATGGCAGTGACGCAGACGGTGAAGAAGCCCAGCAAGCCCGTGAAGAAGAACCACGCCTGCGAGATGTGCGGAAAGGCCTTCAGGGACGTCTACCACCTCAACCGGCACAAGCTGTCCCACTCCGACGAGAAACCCTTCGAATGTCCCATTTGCAATCAGCGCTTCAAGAGAAAGGATCGCATGACCTACCACGTGAGGTCTCACGAGGGGGGCATCACGAAACCCTACACCTGTGGTGTTTGTGGAAAAGGCTTCTCGAG GCCTGATCATTTAAGCTGTCACGTTAAACACGTTCACTCAACAGAGAGACCCTTCAAATGCCAA ACGTGCACTGCTGCCTTTGCCACCAAAGACAGACTGCGGACACACATGGTGCGCCATGAAGGAAAGGTATCGTGTAATATCTGTGGTAAACTTCTGAGTGCAGCATATATCACCAGCCACTTAAAGACACACGGGCAGAGCCAAAGTATCAACTGTAATACCTGTAAACAAGGCATCAATAAAA CATGCATGAGTGAAGAGACCAGCAACcagaaacagcaacagcagcagcaacaacagcaacaacaacaacagcagcagcagcagcagcagcagcaacaacagcagcaacagcagcagcagcagcaacagcagcaacagcagcaacacGTAACAAGTTGGCCTGGAAAGCAGGTAGAGACCCTGAGATTGTGGGAAGAGGCCGTCAAAGCGAGGAAGAAAG AAGCTGCTAACTTGTGCCAAACCTCCACTGCTGCTACTACGCCTGTGACTCTTACTACTCCATTCAATATAACGTCCTCTGTGGCTTCTGGGACTATCACAAACCCAGTCACAGTGGCAGCTGCAATGAGCATGAGAAGTCCAGTAAATGTATCAAGTGCAGTTAATATATCCAGTCCGATGAACTTAGGGCATCCTGTAACTATAACCAGTCCTCTGTCCATGACCTCGCCCCTCACGCTCACCACCCCGGTGAACCTGCCCACCCCGGTCACGGCTCCAGTGAACATAGCGCACCCCGTCACCATCACGTCCCCCATGAACCTGCCCACCCCCATGACGCTGGCTGGCCCCCTCAACATAGCCATGAGACCAGTGGAGAGCATGcctttcctgccccaggccttGCCCACCTCTCCTCCCTGGTAA